From a single Triplophysa rosa linkage group LG1, Trosa_1v2, whole genome shotgun sequence genomic region:
- the LOC130551096 gene encoding uncharacterized protein LOC130551096, with protein MCRHRDSIPFICQKHDKAKAKEPAHEPTDERDPHTIKENLALRGTVTQSSTNPNWLAQHAIDGVRYGDVSTYCAGTASQSNPWWRLDLLDVYNISTVIITAHGSYLSQANRAEIRIGNSLDNNGNNNPICAVTPDPLPGNTVSLSCGVMEGRYVNVILSGRTSYLTLCEVEVYETENLAVKGAVTQSSTYLTWTPQHAIDGVRYGPDPDDVPYCSHTTSQSNPWWRLDLLDVCDISTVIITARSDCCVAQINGAEIRIGNSLVNNGNNNPICAVTSGVLAGHTISYSCYGMEGRYVNVVMTGRTSPLTLCEVEVYGKCHRKKYFLRLKFSSSGDVAAESDKILHQLQSALASHISDFNLSWTQLPEEEEKPRADRGSCVKHL; from the exons agaatttagcattaagAGGAACAGTTACACAGTCCTCCACAAACCCCAACTGGCTAGCTCAACATGCCATAGATGGTGTCAGATATGGAGATGTTTCTACATACTGCGCTGGTACAGCATCTCAAAGTAACCCATGGTGGAGGTTGGATCTCTTGGATGTTTATAACATTAGTACAGTGATCATCACTGCTCATGGCAGCTATTTGAGTCAAGCCAACAGAGCAGAGATTCGTATTGGAAACTCACTGGACAACAATGGAAACAACAATCCCAT atgtGCTGTGACTCCTGATCCTCTACCTGGTAATACTGTCAGTCTCTCATGTGGTGTAATGGAGGGACGTTATGTGAATGTGATCCTGTCTGGACGTACATCTTATCTCACTCTGTGTGAAGTGGAGGTCTATGAAACAG aGAATTTAGCAGTTAAAGGAGCAGTGACACAGTCATCCACATATCTCACCTGGACACCTCAACATGCCATAGATGGTGTCAGATATGGACCAGACCCAGATGATGTTCCATACTGCTCTCACACAACATCTCAAAGTAACCCGTGGTGGAGGCTGGATCTCTTGGATGTTTGTGACATCAGTACAGTGATCATCACTGCTAGATCAGACTGCTGCGTGGCTCAAATCAACGGAGCAGAGATTCGTATCGGAAACTCACTGGTCAACAATGGAAACAACAATCCCAT atGTGCTGTGACTTCTGGTGTTCTAGCTGGTCACACCATCAGTTACTCGTGTTATGGGATGGAGGGACGTTATGTGAATGTGGTCATGACTGGACGAACATCTCCTCTCACTCTGTGTGAAGTGGAGGTCTATGGAAAAT gtcatagaaaaaaatactttctgAGGCTGAAGTTCTCCTCCAGTGGTGATGTAGCTGCTGAGAGCGACAAAATCCTCCATCAG CTGCAGTCTGCTCTGGCATCACACATCTCTGATTTTAATCTGTCCTGGACACAACTACCTGAGGAAGAAGAAAAACCAAGAGCTGACAGAG gttcttGTGTGAAACATCTTTAA